From the genome of Syntrophorhabdaceae bacterium:
ATCTGATACACCTGTGCAGTAAGTGCTTGAGCCTCCAAGGACAGCTATACGTTTAATGCCTTGTTTTTTTTGGACATTTATTGTCTTTCCCCTTAATCCAAGATTATTATGACTGAATCTCAAATTATTTTTTGTTATATAGACGGTATCAGGTCGTGGTTCTGCAATAAGAAATGGGTGTTTCCTGAATAGAACCCTGTATTGGTCATCTTCGTGCTTAAAAAGCCAGTATCCATTTTTTAATCTAAATATCACCTGACCTGCTGCCTCAAGCGCCAAAAGACAAATCACTATGATGATGAGAACAGCCATTACTTTTATCAAGATGCTATTTTTCTTCGCCATACTAACCCCTTGGAATTTTTTTGCCTTTTAATGATCTTATACAAAAAAAAACAAAGAAACAATAAAACAAATATATTGAGAAAACGGTCAATGCGATATAGAATTTATAACTACCATGCGCCCGTAGCTCAGTTGGATAGAGCGTTGGCCTCCGGAGCCAAAAGTCGCAGGTTCAAGTCCTGTCGGGCGCGCATTTAAAAATATATAAACGATGACCTTTTCAAAGGTCTCTATAATCTTGTTTTATCATCTCAAGGATCTTTTTTGCCCGTTCACTATAAAGTTGTATCCCATCCCAGTTTGGTTCACCGTAGACCTTTTGCATAAACATGCCGTCTCTATCAAACCACCTATGGGCTATCCCCCCTAAAAAATAACCCTTTTTCTTTAATATCTTCACGGCTTCCCCAACCCACGGGGAATCAAGCCTGAAAAACACCTGAGACACAAAAGCACCCCTTGATGTGATATCCTCTTCATAACTATCCATAAAAGATATGAGGTCATTGCCTGTTGAAAGCAACATAAGACGTGCTACTCTGGCACCATCAAAGTATGTGTATCTTCCTTCTGTTTTAGAGTTGGACAATATCTTTTCACTGGAGGCAATAAAATTACGCCTTCTTTTTTTATTTTGGTATAAAAAGGTAAACCAATCCTTATATAATTTAGGGACATATACATCATGGGGCCTGTCTATAAGGCACATAAAATGTAAATCCACAGAGACCCTGCCAGAACTACTTTTTTCTGTATGGAATGCCTCTTCAGGCATGAGGTCTATCTCAATACCTGTCTCCACATTATCATAATGAAGAACAGCCTTCTGTATCTTTGTATGATTGCAGACTGCCTCACCGAATATCTCTTCAATGCCCGTCTGTTTTGTAAGTTCTTCACAGATATATCCATAAAGCCTATCGCTGATTCCAAGCCCCCTGTATTCAGGAAGAATTATACCTGCACCTATCTCATACAGACCTTCATAGGCTGCGGATGAACGATACATGGCCATGACGCCTATTATCTCTTTATCTTTTATGGCAACCACAGGATAGAGATTCCCCTTTTTTAATTCATCCTCCAGTGCTTTACCATCGTAAAAGGTCTTTACAGGGTATGCATCGCCGTATACAGCCCTGAAGCAATGCGAAATGCCCTTGGCATATGAGGGCCTAAATATATCAATCTTTATATCTTCTTTCATTTTGTAATCAATTCCATTTTATCTCTCGCCACAAACAATATGAGGAAGGTTGAACATAAGGAAAGTATACCACAGAACAGAAACAATTGCTCTATGCTATGGTGATTTATTATATAGGCAGATAAAACAGGGCCTAAGAAGAAACCCAGGTCTCTGGTTTCTATCATTAGGTTGAGATTAATACCCCTCATCTTTGCATGGGAGATATTGAAGGCAATGCCATTTATAACAGGAAACAGAACGCCGATGCCTATACCGAAAAAAAATCCACCGAGATAAAGCATGGCCATAGAGCCTGCATTGCCTATGAATATGTAACATATGGCAGTAAATATTATGGACAGGAATAAAAGGAGAGATTTATTGGCCCTGTCGAATAGATGACCGCAAATGACCCTTACAAAAATTAAGGTCATAGAGTATATGGTAAAGAAATAACCTGTGTCAGGGGCACCTATGTGTATGGCAAGGCTTTTTAAGAAATAATAGAGGGTAGAAAATGAGATAAAGGTCATAACAGAGATGAGAAGTAGAGATGATATTTGGATATTTCTTATGTTGAGCATCATGTCATTAAAGGAGATTTTATCTTGTTCTTTTATGGATAAACACTCTATCTTCATTTTTGACTTTCTATTAATATAGAAGAGCAAGGGAAATACAGGTAGCATAAGGACACAGGCAAATACGAACATAAATTCATACCTTTTAAGACAGGAGAGTATGCACTCCACTGCAAAGGGAATGACAGTATAAGGCAAGAGAAAGCTCACAGAGATGATACTAAATGCCTGGGCGCTTCTTTCAGGTGGAATAAATTTGACCGTATATGCCGTCAATGCGCTCGAGAGTATAACCAGGCTTATCCCATGGACGGTTCTTACAACCATCATGGGAACCAATGTCTTGGCAGGTATATATCCCAGGAGTGAAAAGAATACCAGTATGGTGCCCCAGAGGATGGTAGTTGTGGCATTCCTATGGGTAAAGAAAGGGCTTACAATAGGTCTTAATATCATAGCAATAAAGGCATCAAGCCCTGTTAAAAAACCGAACCACTTTGAATCAATATCAAGGGTCTTGAGATAGTTGTAATAATTAAAGAATATGGCAAGGTTACTGAATGTGAGAAAATATATGGCGTTCAATAAGAAGAACTGTTTTGAGATAAATGTGTGTCTTTTTTCCATGTATTATAGCAGCCCTTTTATCCTTAAAAGAAATACACATGTTATCTTGCCTGTCAACTTAACTATGTTTTTATTGTCATAAGAGAATTGGTCTCTCCTCTCTTTTTAAAAGCATAGTCATTAATATGAGGCACATAAATACAAATCCCGAAGCAGTATAGAACACTGACTTGAAGTCCGCCCCTGAGGCAATCAATATCCCTCCTAAATATGGCGTGAGAAAAAATCCTGCATCCATGGCAAATAATGCCATATTCGTATTGAGTCCCTGCATACGTGGGGCAGAGGCAGAAAACAGAAGTGCGTTAAGGACAGGGAAGGCAATGCCGATACTGCCACCGTAAATGACGGCAAGGCAATAATAGACCATCAGGTTCTTTGTAACCGGTAGTATAATAAAACATAGCATCAAAACAAAAAGGTTAAATATAAGGAGTTTCAATTTATCCAATCTGTCGAATAGGATTGTGCCCAGGAGGCGCACGGCAATCATGGTAAAGGTTGTTAGGCTGAAAAATACACCCACGTTACCCACACCCATATATATTGTAAGGTCTTTCATAAAATAAAAATAGGTGGAGTGTGCCAGATAGACAAATAGTATCCCCAAAAGAAAAGTGAGCACCTGATGAGCCTGAAAGTTCTCCTTTATTTCCTGTAATCTCAATCTCTCTGTAAGGACATTATCCATTCCCCTTATCGCCCCTGTGATCTTCTTGCATAAAACAAACATCAGGATTAAAGAAAAAACTGATAGGACAGAAACACCTGCATAGATATCCGCTGCAGTTCGCACATAGGGCATAAGGGCTTCTGCAGCAGAAGGAACTACAGCATAGGGGATCATGGTGGCTATGGCCAAGGCACTAAATCCCTGCCCGCTCTTTTCCTGGGGAATAAAGTTAACCATGAGTGAAATCACTGCAGATGTGAGCATTACAAAGGTGGCACCATGGACAATCCTCACTAAAACCAATCCTGAAACAGTTCTCACCCATAGATAAGATAGTGAAACAATGATTAAAAATGCCATAGAGAGCATTAATACCCCATAGGCATTTCTGCCATGGAGCCAAGGCACCACAAAGAGGCGGAGACAGAATGCTGCCATGGGCTCAAGCCCTACCAGAAAGCCCCGCCATATAACGGGTATCTCTATGATGCCCAGATAATTATAGAAACTATAAAAGACGCTCACATTACAGAAGGCCGTTATTATCACCAGACATAAGGAAAGGAATTCACTGGTAAAGAGGGGTTTTGTTCGTTGGTTAGTATCCGCTATTCCTTTCATAATTATAAGATCTTTCTCAGGGCATTGATAAATGCCTCCATAACATCCAAAGTTGATATGGTGACCCTTATATATCCTGGGTAGCGAAACCCTGTCATGGTTCGAACCATTATCCCTTGGCTCATCAACTTTCTGTAAGCAAGGGTATCATTTATGGGAAGCTTTATCATCATGTAGTTTCCCTCCCCTGATACATAGGAAAGCCCCATATGCATAAGCTCTTTCTTTAGAAAATCCTTACCTTCTTTTACATATCTTCTTGTTTTTACCATATGCTCTTCATCATCCAGGGCTGCATGGGCTGCCTGCTGGGCAATGGTGTTTACTGAATAGACCACACAGGTCTTTCTCATGATATCCACCACATCCAGATTCCCTGCAAGATACCCTATCCTCAATCCTGCAAGGCCATACATCTTGGAAAATGTCCTGAATACCACAAGGTTTGGATATTTATGGATAAGAGACATACAATCAGGATAGTCATCCCTTTCCACAAACTCAAAATATGCCTCATCCACTACCACAATCTGCCTGTTGTCCACCACCTCAAGAAATCTTATAAGCCTTTCCTTATCCCAGTATGTGCCTGTAGGGTTATTGGGATTACATATGAAGATAAGCTTTGTCCTTTTGTCTATGGCTCTAAGCATGGACTCATCATCAAAACCAAAGTCCTTCAGAGGGATGAGTCTTGCCTCAAATCCAGAGAACACTGCAACCCACTCATAGACGGCAAAGGTCTTATCTGCTGTTATTATATTATCCCCTTTTTCACAGAAAGCCTTTATTGCAAAGGTTATCACTTCATTGGCGCCGTTTCCCACAATGAATTGATCTGGATGTAAATGAAACTTTTGGGCGAGTTTTTCTCTCAAATAATAGGCATCACCACTGGGATATACGGCTGCCTTGGGAGGGGAAAACCTTTTTATGACCTCCTGGGCTTGAGGAGGCGGACCAAGGGGGTTTTCATTATTGTTTAGCCTATGGAGAAGAGATGTATGATAGAGTTTTTTCAACTCTTCATCAGGCTTACTGGGTATATAGGCCTCAAAGGATCTTATATATGATGGGGTAAGTCTATCAATGGCAAGCTGTTTCATCTGTTATATTGAAAGAAAATCAGGTCAGACCTTTTTCCGTATGGTATTATGGTTCGGGGTTCAAAACCACATTCTATTAAATCATTGATAATAATCAGATGTTCACGGACACCAAGGTCTGCAATAAAGAAGATATTGTTTATGTCTTCCTTTTTAAATATGTCTATGTGCTCTTTTAGATTCTTTAAGCTATCCTTACCAGGTTGCATCTGCTGTAAGGTAACTGCCCTGTTTAGCCGGTCGATCTCCGATGTAATGACAGAGTGATCACCCCTATCCTCTCCATAATAATCGGTTATGATGACCTCCCTGGGAAGGGCAAGATCAGCGTATTTCTTTTCTATAAAGTCAACGATAGATTTGGGAATATAGACCACCGTCCCCGTGTCCTCATGTAGAGCCCTGTAATAGGTGGTCATATCAAGAGGGTTATTATATTCATTATACCAGGTCAATGATCCTGTGACCTCAAAAGAGCCTTTAGGAAATTCAGGGGTCACAAACCTTGAGAATATCCCTATAACCTCTGTCCTGGCAATATTCTCGATACAGGCATTGATTAATGACTCTGCCATATGGCCTTCCTTTTCCTGGTTGAAGAGATATGGGCCAAACATTTCCACCACCTTTTCATTCATCATTCTCCAGATTAATCCCCCTACGACAAGGCCTGTTTTATCTATGGCTATGACCGCACTGTAAATGGAGCTTGATATCATATCAGATAGCTTGCCAGGGTTTGTAAAGGCAACAGGGTGTGGATAATCCCTGTAGTAGGCTGAAATGAGTGTTGAGAATATCTTTATCTCATCTGCATCCGGCTTTTTTATGGAATATATCTTAACAGGTTTGATGTCAGGTAGGCATATGTCATGTGGTTCAGGATATACCTTATCCTTGATTAACTTCAACCTAAGTTTGTTGTCCTGTGTCTCATCAAGGGACAGGTGTTCTACAGAGCGGGCTGCAATAAGAAGACCCATATCTCGAAGGTCTTTTATATCTTCCTGCAGGCCCTGTAACCCACTGGCAGTTATATTAAATGCCTTGAGTGATAGCCTAACCTTTTCAAAGAGAAACTCAACTGATACAAAATATACCCCTTCTATGCATGTGACCTCGATTTCTTTCTCTTCTGGAAGGACTTCGCACAGGTAGGAGAATATCTCCTCTGAGGCAAGGGTAAGCTTTAGGGCTTCATCTTTCCCAAGACCAAATACAAGGGAGGATCTTTCCACAAAGTTGGTGACTATCTGTAGAAAATCAATATGGGATGATATGGTTATCTTTGCCTTTTTCAAAAGGGTTTATCCATTAGAACTCTATATTATGAGGTCATTATAATTTAATTCCCTTATTTCGTCAAAAAAATTCATTTCAAACATGTTAATGCATTGAGCCTGTTCAGGATAGCCATCTCCATACACTTCCCAAAACAGTGGCGAAACCCCTTTGGCATCCTCGGGCCTGAATAAATCTACCTCATGGCTGCGTCCGTAATTCATTTCTCCATAAACCTTATTAAGGGAAATATCTTTGGTTTCCTTTAAAACTAAAAAACTTATCAACATGGGCCTGGAGATATGTCCTAAGGTATGGGATATCTTCTAAAGGTCTCGTTTTAATATATTCTATTTTTTTCTTCACAATAGGTCGATCCAATTTCGTAAGATATCATTTTCATTTCAAAAGTGCAACTTTTTCGGTCTGCCAAATGTAGAACTTTACACCGGTGGTTATGCAAGCTTTCTAAAAACTATAAGCTAAACTGTCTTGGTTCTACGGCTATTTTCTATACACCATATATAGTCTCTTAAAGGCCTGGATCTTTTCCCTGTCACCTATCTTTGCCTTATCCACACATATCCTCAAGACATCTATGGTCTTATCATAAGTCTTTTTATCCACAGGAAATGGGTGACCATCTTTGCCTCCATGGGTAAAGCTGAACCTGGCAGGGTCCTGGAAACTGGGAGGCCTGTCATATACAAGCTCGGAAACCAATGAAAGAGCAGATAGGGTCCTTGGGCCAACACCTTTTATATTGAGTAAGTCCTTAAAGGATTCTGGCTGGTTCTCATATAAAATAGTAAACATTTTATAGAGACGGTTTGAATCAAAGTCATCGGCTGTTATATAATGCCTTTTCGGCATGGAAAGGCTTATGTCATTCCATGTTCTCCACATCTTATCAGGGTTTTCTTTGACAAAATCTACAATGGCAGAACGGCTACCGCTGCTTTCTGCTGCCACAAGGTCGAGGACCTTATCCCTTGTATCACAGGTGATGCCTGTATGGGGTTCGCATGTCATATCAAGGTCTTTTCTTGAAAACCACTGGTATCTACGGGCATCCTTTTTTTCTTTATTCATTCCCTGTTGTATCACAGCCCAATCACCTTCTTTTGTGAATATGAATGTATGATGATAGAGGCTATAACCATCCTGGACTGCTGCATTGTCTATCTTGGCACACAATCTACTTATCTGGGTAAAATCTTTGACATCTATTCCCCATTTTTCTCCGTATAGGGTGATTTCTTTTGGTGTGGCCATTGCACTTCTTGCCTTACCACCACATATTGCCAATGGGACATCATTGCCCATCAATGAAAGCCCTTCTTTCAGGGCACCGCACAGGGTGGTGGTTAGACCACTACTATGCCAGTCAAAACCAGCAGCACAGCCCATGGCCTGGAACCATATGGGATCTGAAAGCCTTGAAAGGAGTTCCCTTTCACCGAATTCCATTAAAATCACATCCATGATGGCAGCGGCAAAGGACTTCATCTTTGAAAAAAGCCATGCCGGCGCCTTTCCATAATGGAGTGGGAGATTGGTTATTGCCCTTTTTGTGCCCAAAATTATCTTCTAACCTTAAATAAAGACCCTTTCCATAATGACATTAGAATTATAACATTAACCAAACCATATTTGTATGCTATAATTATTTAAAAATTTTGCTTTTTTTCATACCCTAAACAATAGGGATTGTTTTTAAGATAAAAAATATGAAAAGGTTTCTATTTTACATGACGCTACTTTTTGTTACTATTGGGCTAACAGGTGTCCTTCTGTCCTATGGCTGTAAAGAATGCCCTATTTTTAAAAAGGAAAAAAAGGTAAAGGTAGGTATCCTATTTCCTCTAAGCGGCATCCTTGCAGATAAAGGAAAGGATTGTGTTTCTGGGGCAGTCCTTGCCATAGAAGAGATAAATGCAGCAGGGGGGATCCGTGCATTGGGAGGGGCTACCATTGAACCTGTATATGGTGACACAGAAGGAAACCATGAAAAAGGCGCTAAAGAGACAGAAAGGTTAATCAATGAAAAAGGGGTAGTAGCCATAATCGGCACATATCAGAGCAGTGTAACAAAGGTGGCTACCCAGGTATCAGAAAGACTGGAGACCCCTTTTATAGTTAGCATTTCCCTTGCCGATATAATAACAGACCGAGGTTTTCGCTATACATTCAGGATCCAGCCAAAGGCAGAATTTTATGCCCGTGACCAGGCAAGGTTTCTAAAAGAATTATATAACGACTACGGCTATAAGGTAAGAAAGGTAGTATTAATCCATGAAAACACCGACTTTGGCACATCTACTGCCTTGGCACAAAAAACAGCCTTCCAGAAGCATGGGATTAAGGTTGTAGGACGTATCAGCTATTCTGCCAGTGATGCCACAGACCTCACTAAAGAGGTATCAAAGGCCCTGGTATTAAAACCTGATGCCATTGTAGCGGTAACATATCTCAATGACAGCATCCTTATCCGTAAGGCATTGATAAAACTCAATGCAAATATCCCTTTTCTCGATACTGCAGGGGGCACAGTTTCACCGGAATATGTAAAAGCCCTCGGCAGGCTTGCCAACGGCACCCTTACTTCATCAGAATACTCAAAATATGCCAAAAATGCCAAGGGACTAAATGACCGTTTTCTCAAGAAGTTTGGCACAGATATAACAGGAGACAGTGCATATACATATCAGGCTGTCTTGGTGCTGAAAGATGCCCTTGAGAGGGCAAGATCGCTGGATAAAAAGAGGCTGAGGGCTGCCTTAGCAGCTACCGAACTAACAAGAGGCGAAAACCTGATATTGCCTTCAGATTGGCTGAGGTTTGATATAAATGGACAGAATGAATTCGGGCAACTTTTTATATGTCAGATACAAAAGGGCGAACTTATGCCTGTATGGCCAAAGGAGTTTGCTGCTGCCAGAGTTGTCTTGAAATGGTAGACTGTATAGGGATATTAAATGGCTGAGCTGGAAAGAAAAATAAAATGGCATTCAAGCCTCAGGACAAAGTTCATCTTTGTCCCCATGGCTATTATGATTTTATTGCTCTTTATAGTTAGTTCAGGGCTCATATGGATAGCACGGCAGTCATTGAGGGAGGCAGAATTTAAGACCCAGGAAAACCAAGCAGATATGATAGCCCTCATGATCTCCCATTATATAAAACACAGCATCGAAAACCTTGAACTTTTTGAAAGAATGCATAACCTACCAGGTCTTGATAATAAAAGGCAAAAACAAGTCATTGAAGACTTTTTAATCCAAAGAAAACACCTTTTTAATGAGATTGCTCTGTTAGATAGCCGTGGTCGAGAAAAGGTAAAGGTATCCAGATTCCGCTTTTTTTCCAATGAAGAGCTTAAAACCAGAGAGAATACAGATGCCTTTAAGATGGCATCACAACATGGAAGATACATAAGTGATATATTTATATCACCGGCAAGTGGATTATTATCTATTGAGATAGGGGTCCCTGTTGTTAATTATGTGGATAAAATATACGGCTTTTTGATGGCAGAATTAAATATCAAAAGGCTATGGGAAGAGGTATCGAATATAAAGATAGGCGAACACGGTTATGCATACATCATTGATAAAAAAGGTCGTTTTATAGCATTTCAGGAGGCTTCCACCATCCTTCAAAGATACGGTGAAAATATGGAAAAGATGCCTCCTGTAAAACAGTTCATGGAGGCCTCACAAGACACCAAAAGAATCGTCTATGAATATAAAGGTCTAAAAGAAAATGATGTAATAGGTATCTATGCGCCTGTTGACTGGACCCAATGGGCTGTAATTGCCGAATTACCCAGTAGTGAGGCATTTGCAGGCATTAAAAAGATGCAGGTTTATCTTTTTATATTCATATCCTTTGCATTGCTTTTTATAGGGATAGCAGGTTTCTTCATATCAAGGAAGATGGTGAAATATATCTTTTCCTTTATCATTACAGCAGAGAGAATAGGAGAAGGAGACCTTGAAACTCCCATCCATGTGATAGACAGGGAAGACGAGATAGGTATCCTTGCCCGCACCCTCAGCAAGATGCAGAAAGAACTTAAAAAACTTTATAAAGACCTTGATGCTCAAGTTCACCACCTTAAAAAGACAAAAGATGCCCTTGAGGAAAATGCAGAGAAACTTCATATGCTAAACAAGAGGATGATGGAGATCATAGAATTTCTTCCCGACGCTACTTTTGTCATTGATGAAAACAAAAAGATTATTGCCTGGAATAAGGCGTGTGATGATATCACCGGTATAAAAAAGGCCGACATAATAGGAACAGATGAATATGCAAGGCCTTTCTATGGGAAAAGACGACCCATACTCATAGACTTTGTTATATCAGGCAACAACCTATCTGATGATGAGTTAAAAACATACTATTTGTCTGTCCAGAAAAAGGGGTCTATGATTTATGGATTATCAAAAACCCAATACCTATCCAATAAGGGCACTGAATTCCTCTCAGAGGTAGCCTGTCCGCTTTTTGGCACATCTGGAAAAGTAACCGGCGCTATTGAGTCTATTAGAGACGTGACAGAGATGAAACGTCTTGAGGCACAGGTTGCCCAGTCACAGAAGATGGAGGCTATAGGCACCCTGGCAGGAGGGATTGCCCATGATTTCAATAATCTTCTTATGGGTATTATGGGATTTGTGGACCTAATGCTTCATAATAAAGATTTGTCAAAAGAACATCACGAGATGCTAAAAAAGATAGAGAACCAGGCCATAAGCGGTGCCGAGCTTGCCAAAAGGCTCCTTGGTTTTGCCAGAGGTGGTATGTATGAGTTGAGACCTACAGACCTCAATGTTATTATTAAAAAGACTATAGATACATTCAGGAGGACAAGAAAGGATATAGTTATCCATGATGTCTATGAAAAAGAACTCTGGCCTTCTGAGGTAGATAGAGTCCAGATAGAGCAGGTATTATTGAATCTACTTATCAATGCAGGGGAGGCAATGCCCAATGGCGGTTATCTCTATATAGAATCTATTAATGTAGAGATACCAGAAGGCATGTCTATGCAAAATGATGTTAAACCTGGGAGATATGTAAAATTCTCTGTCAAGGATACTGGCAGGGGTATGGATAATAAGACCATGGAGAGGGTCTTTGACCCGTTCTTTACCACAAAAGAGATGGGCAGGGGAACGGGACTTGGCCTTGCTTCGTCTTTTGGGATAATCAAGACCCATGGAGGCTTTATACAGGTAGAGAGTGAGATAGGGAAGGGAAGCACATTTACAGTATTTCTGCCTGCATCAGATAAGCCTGTGGAGGTAGATATCTCTGAACAGAAGACATTAGAAAAAGGCAATGAATTGATCCTTCTTGTAGATGATGAGGAGATTGTTCTTGATGTTACCAAAGCCATGCTCGAGGCGCTCAGCTACAGGGTGATTACCGCAAAGGGCGGCAAGGAGGCAATTGAATTATTTAACAAGAAAAAATCAGATATCCACCTTGTTATCCTTGATATGATAATGCCGGATATGGGCGGTGAAGAGGTCTTTTATAAACTGAAACACATAAATCCTGACATAAAGATAATTTTATCCAGCGGATACAGTATTGATGGTAAGGCAAGGGATATACTCAATAAAGGCTGCAACGGCTTTTTACAGAAGCCTTTTAAATTGGACGACCTATCTGAGAAAATCAGGGAAATTTTGAGTTCATTGTAACGTCTAATCCATGAGGCCTCTTGCAAAGGCCTCTATTTGGCATTTTTTTCTTCTCTAAGCCAGTCACCACCCAGAACCCTGTAAAGGGTGATCTTGTTAGCAAGGTTTGCAAGCTTTACACCTGTTAGCCCTTGCTGTGCCCCATAGAGGGAACGCTGGGCATCAAGGACACTCAAATAACTGTCTACCCCTTTTTCATACCTCACAGAGGCAAGTCTGTAGGTTTCTGATGTGGCCTCCACTAAAGACCTCTGGGCAGATAATTGTTCGTCTATTGTCCCTCTTACAGCCAGGGCATCTGCTACCTCTTTAAAGGCCGTCTGAATAGTTTTTTCATAACTGGCAAGGGCGATTTCACGTTCTACCTTTGTTGCCTCATAAGCTGCCCATACACGGGTATCAAAGATAGGCATCACAACCTGTGGTGAAAAGTTCCAGGTCTCTTGCCCTGAGCGGAAGAGTCTTGATAATTCTGCGCTTGCAGTCCCTATGGTGGTGGTGAGGCTAATGCGGGGAAAAAATGCTGCCCTTGCAGCGCCTATAGCGGCATTTATTGATTTAAGCCTGTGTTCAGATGCCATGATATCAGGC
Proteins encoded in this window:
- a CDS encoding MFS transporter, encoding MEKRHTFISKQFFLLNAIYFLTFSNLAIFFNYYNYLKTLDIDSKWFGFLTGLDAFIAMILRPIVSPFFTHRNATTTILWGTILVFFSLLGYIPAKTLVPMMVVRTVHGISLVILSSALTAYTVKFIPPERSAQAFSIISVSFLLPYTVIPFAVECILSCLKRYEFMFVFACVLMLPVFPLLFYINRKSKMKIECLSIKEQDKISFNDMMLNIRNIQISSLLLISVMTFISFSTLYYFLKSLAIHIGAPDTGYFFTIYSMTLIFVRVICGHLFDRANKSLLLFLSIIFTAICYIFIGNAGSMAMLYLGGFFFGIGIGVLFPVINGIAFNISHAKMRGINLNLMIETRDLGFFLGPVLSAYIINHHSIEQLFLFCGILSLCSTFLILFVARDKMELITK
- the hisC gene encoding histidinol-phosphate transaminase; translation: MKQLAIDRLTPSYIRSFEAYIPSKPDEELKKLYHTSLLHRLNNNENPLGPPPQAQEVIKRFSPPKAAVYPSGDAYYLREKLAQKFHLHPDQFIVGNGANEVITFAIKAFCEKGDNIITADKTFAVYEWVAVFSGFEARLIPLKDFGFDDESMLRAIDKRTKLIFICNPNNPTGTYWDKERLIRFLEVVDNRQIVVVDEAYFEFVERDDYPDCMSLIHKYPNLVVFRTFSKMYGLAGLRIGYLAGNLDVVDIMRKTCVVYSVNTIAQQAAHAALDDEEHMVKTRRYVKEGKDFLKKELMHMGLSYVSGEGNYMMIKLPINDTLAYRKLMSQGIMVRTMTGFRYPGYIRVTISTLDVMEAFINALRKIL
- a CDS encoding MFS transporter; translation: MKGIADTNQRTKPLFTSEFLSLCLVIITAFCNVSVFYSFYNYLGIIEIPVIWRGFLVGLEPMAAFCLRLFVVPWLHGRNAYGVLMLSMAFLIIVSLSYLWVRTVSGLVLVRIVHGATFVMLTSAVISLMVNFIPQEKSGQGFSALAIATMIPYAVVPSAAEALMPYVRTAADIYAGVSVLSVFSLILMFVLCKKITGAIRGMDNVLTERLRLQEIKENFQAHQVLTFLLGILFVYLAHSTYFYFMKDLTIYMGVGNVGVFFSLTTFTMIAVRLLGTILFDRLDKLKLLIFNLFVLMLCFIILPVTKNLMVYYCLAVIYGGSIGIAFPVLNALLFSASAPRMQGLNTNMALFAMDAGFFLTPYLGGILIASGADFKSVFYTASGFVFMCLILMTMLLKREERPILL
- a CDS encoding ABC transporter substrate-binding protein; translated protein: MKRFLFYMTLLFVTIGLTGVLLSYGCKECPIFKKEKKVKVGILFPLSGILADKGKDCVSGAVLAIEEINAAGGIRALGGATIEPVYGDTEGNHEKGAKETERLINEKGVVAIIGTYQSSVTKVATQVSERLETPFIVSISLADIITDRGFRYTFRIQPKAEFYARDQARFLKELYNDYGYKVRKVVLIHENTDFGTSTALAQKTAFQKHGIKVVGRISYSASDATDLTKEVSKALVLKPDAIVAVTYLNDSILIRKALIKLNANIPFLDTAGGTVSPEYVKALGRLANGTLTSSEYSKYAKNAKGLNDRFLKKFGTDITGDSAYTYQAVLVLKDALERARSLDKKRLRAALAATELTRGENLILPSDWLRFDINGQNEFGQLFICQIQKGELMPVWPKEFAAARVVLKW
- a CDS encoding GNAT family N-acetyltransferase; the protein is MKEDIKIDIFRPSYAKGISHCFRAVYGDAYPVKTFYDGKALEDELKKGNLYPVVAIKDKEIIGVMAMYRSSAAYEGLYEIGAGIILPEYRGLGISDRLYGYICEELTKQTGIEEIFGEAVCNHTKIQKAVLHYDNVETGIEIDLMPEEAFHTEKSSSGRVSVDLHFMCLIDRPHDVYVPKLYKDWFTFLYQNKKRRRNFIASSEKILSNSKTEGRYTYFDGARVARLMLLSTGNDLISFMDSYEEDITSRGAFVSQVFFRLDSPWVGEAVKILKKKGYFLGGIAHRWFDRDGMFMQKVYGEPNWDGIQLYSERAKKILEMIKQDYRDL
- a CDS encoding DUF763 domain-containing protein, with translation MGTKRAITNLPLHYGKAPAWLFSKMKSFAAAIMDVILMEFGERELLSRLSDPIWFQAMGCAAGFDWHSSGLTTTLCGALKEGLSLMGNDVPLAICGGKARSAMATPKEITLYGEKWGIDVKDFTQISRLCAKIDNAAVQDGYSLYHHTFIFTKEGDWAVIQQGMNKEKKDARRYQWFSRKDLDMTCEPHTGITCDTRDKVLDLVAAESSGSRSAIVDFVKENPDKMWRTWNDISLSMPKRHYITADDFDSNRLYKMFTILYENQPESFKDLLNIKGVGPRTLSALSLVSELVYDRPPSFQDPARFSFTHGGKDGHPFPVDKKTYDKTIDVLRICVDKAKIGDREKIQAFKRLYMVYRK